A DNA window from bacterium contains the following coding sequences:
- a CDS encoding DUF4390 domain-containing protein, whose translation MSSILFTVSFIILQSGAQNPNISIVITQSKKEVFVNLEIDNLFTYEILEGINRGFTSCIEYTVDLWWDRALWLDQLIQRKEFAFFINYNLWDKEYKVTDIYGAINRFTNFTDVLDKVCVQPNVNICATNILDINKTYYVAARIVLKPLVTEDLNEMLSYAMGEIREARKKEKTSLFTYLIGQARNFVGLGDKVITGKSEPIKVTQEEKHSN comes from the coding sequence GTGAGTAGTATACTATTTACAGTTTCCTTTATTATTTTACAAAGTGGTGCACAAAATCCAAATATATCCATCGTTATTACACAATCTAAAAAGGAAGTATTTGTTAATCTTGAAATAGATAATTTATTCACTTATGAGATACTTGAGGGTATAAACAGAGGGTTTACTTCCTGCATTGAGTATACAGTGGATTTGTGGTGGGATAGAGCCCTATGGCTTGACCAGCTGATACAGCGAAAGGAGTTTGCTTTTTTTATAAATTATAACCTGTGGGATAAAGAATACAAGGTAACGGATATTTATGGAGCCATTAATAGGTTTACTAATTTTACTGATGTATTGGATAAAGTATGTGTGCAACCCAATGTCAATATTTGTGCAACTAATATATTGGACATTAATAAGACTTATTATGTAGCAGCAAGAATTGTCCTAAAGCCTTTGGTGACCGAAGACTTAAATGAGATGCTTAGTTATGCGATGGGTGAAATACGGGAAGCAAGAAAAAAGGAGAAGACGAGTCTATTTACATACCTTATAGGACAGGCGAGAAATTTTGTAGGCTTAGGAGATAAAGTAATTACGGGAAAAAGTGAACCAATCAAAGTAACTCAAGAAGAGAAACATAGTAACTAA